One genomic region from Marinobacter szutsaonensis encodes:
- the ppk1 gene encoding polyphosphate kinase 1 — translation MTTETAKTQAVVDGDQSIPAPVEVPPTGEEINLDASENYFNRELSLLQFNYRVLKQALDTTHPLINRLIFCCIFSSNMDEFFEIRVAGLRQQMKYGRETIGADGMMPEQALSEISRVAHEYIHEQYDILNNVLIPEMEQENIHFVRRREWTPEQAEWVRNYFEEEILPVVSPIGLDPSHPFPRLVNKSLNFIVELDGKDAFGRETGMAIVPAPRSLPRLVRLPDEVCNGGDNLVFLSSMIHAHADELFPGMEVKGCYQFRLTRNADLELEDDLEDLASALRGELLSRRFGDGVRLEVADNCPQELVQFLLTEFGLTERDLYQVHGPVNLTRLMAVGGLVDRPDLTYSGFSPSIPRQIRSKESMFDAIRKRPILLLHPYQNFSPVVDLLRQAAKDPQVLAIRQTLYRTGADSEIVEALADAARRGKEVTAVIELRARFSEAENLELASRLQEAGVIVVYGVVGYKTHAKMILIVRREEGRLRRYVHLGTGNYHAANARLYTDYSFLTCDESIGDDVNKLFQQLTGMGKALKIKKLFHSPFTLHSRLLSLIDREAGFGEKGRIILKFNGLTEIQLIKALYRASQAGVKIDLIIRGICCLRPEVPGLSDNIRVRSIIGRFLEHTRVYYFGNNGRPEVYCTSADGMERNLLSRVETAFPIEDPALVARLREDLDTYLADNCQSWMLQPDGSYIQNQPAEDEERFASQLVLLERLTGKT, via the coding sequence ATGACAACTGAAACAGCGAAAACACAGGCGGTGGTGGATGGTGACCAGAGTATTCCGGCACCGGTGGAAGTCCCGCCCACCGGTGAAGAGATCAACCTGGATGCCAGCGAGAACTACTTCAACCGGGAACTGAGTCTGCTGCAGTTCAATTACCGGGTGCTGAAGCAGGCCCTGGACACCACCCATCCGTTGATCAACCGCCTGATCTTCTGCTGTATTTTCAGCAGCAACATGGACGAGTTCTTCGAGATCCGGGTTGCCGGTCTGCGCCAGCAGATGAAGTACGGCCGGGAAACCATCGGTGCTGACGGGATGATGCCGGAGCAGGCCCTCAGCGAGATCAGCCGGGTCGCCCACGAATACATCCATGAGCAGTATGACATCCTCAACAATGTTCTGATTCCGGAAATGGAGCAGGAGAACATCCATTTTGTCCGCCGTCGGGAATGGACACCGGAACAGGCCGAATGGGTGCGCAACTACTTCGAGGAAGAGATCCTGCCCGTGGTCAGTCCCATCGGGCTGGATCCGTCGCATCCGTTCCCGCGCCTGGTCAACAAGAGCCTGAACTTCATTGTTGAACTCGACGGCAAGGACGCCTTCGGCCGGGAGACCGGCATGGCGATCGTGCCGGCACCGCGGTCCCTGCCACGCCTGGTGCGCCTGCCGGACGAGGTCTGCAATGGCGGTGACAACCTGGTGTTCCTGTCGTCGATGATCCACGCCCATGCCGACGAACTGTTCCCCGGCATGGAAGTGAAGGGATGCTACCAGTTCCGCCTGACCCGTAACGCCGACCTCGAGCTGGAAGACGATCTGGAGGACTTGGCCTCGGCCCTGCGCGGTGAGCTGCTCAGCCGTCGTTTCGGTGATGGCGTGCGGCTGGAGGTGGCCGACAACTGCCCGCAGGAGCTGGTGCAGTTCCTGCTGACCGAATTCGGCCTGACCGAGCGGGATCTGTACCAGGTGCATGGACCGGTGAACCTGACCCGGCTGATGGCGGTGGGCGGCCTGGTGGACCGACCGGATCTCACCTATTCCGGGTTCTCGCCCTCCATTCCCCGGCAGATCCGCAGCAAGGAGTCGATGTTCGACGCCATCCGCAAGCGTCCGATCCTGCTGCTGCATCCTTACCAGAACTTCAGCCCGGTGGTAGACCTGCTGCGCCAGGCCGCCAAGGACCCCCAGGTGCTGGCCATCCGCCAGACCCTGTACCGCACTGGCGCCGATTCCGAGATCGTCGAGGCCCTGGCGGATGCCGCCCGCCGTGGCAAGGAGGTCACCGCCGTCATTGAATTGCGGGCGCGGTTCAGTGAGGCCGAGAACCTGGAGCTGGCCAGTCGGTTGCAGGAGGCGGGGGTGATCGTGGTGTACGGCGTGGTGGGCTACAAGACCCACGCCAAGATGATTTTGATCGTGCGCCGGGAAGAGGGGCGCCTGCGTCGTTACGTGCATCTGGGCACCGGCAACTACCACGCCGCCAATGCCCGGTTGTACACTGACTACAGCTTCCTGACCTGTGACGAGTCGATCGGTGATGACGTCAACAAGCTGTTCCAGCAGCTCACCGGCATGGGCAAGGCCCTGAAGATCAAGAAGCTGTTCCATTCGCCGTTCACCCTGCACAGTCGGCTGTTGAGTCTGATCGACCGGGAAGCGGGTTTCGGCGAGAAGGGCCGGATCATCCTCAAGTTCAACGGTCTGACCGAGATCCAGCTGATCAAGGCACTGTACCGGGCTTCGCAGGCGGGCGTGAAGATCGACCTGATTATCCGGGGTATCTGTTGCTTGCGGCCCGAGGTTCCCGGGCTGTCCGACAACATCCGGGTTCGCTCGATCATCGGCCGGTTCCTGGAGCACACCCGGGTGTATTATTTTGGCAACAACGGTCGCCCGGAGGTCTACTGCACGAGCGCTGACGGCATGGAGCGTAACCTGCTCAGCCGGGTGGAGACCGCCTTCCCCATCGAGGATCCGGCACTGGTGGCTCGACTCCGGGAAGACCTCGATACCTACCTGGCGGACAACTGCCAGTCCTGGATGCTGCAGCCGGATGGCAGCTACATCCAGAATCAGCCGGCCGAGGATGAGGAACGCTTTGCATCCCAGCTGGTCCTGCTCGAGCGACTGACGGGCAAAACCTGA
- the hemB gene encoding porphobilinogen synthase, which produces MPSPTSRSFPATRLRRNRASDFSRRLVRENQLTPDNLIYPVFVLEGEGQRETVPSMPGVERLSIDLLVEQAAELVDLGIPAVALFPVVPADKKNLSGSGAWDSDGLAQRAVRALKKAFPELGVITDVALDPFTTHGQDGIIDNDGYVLNDVTVEALVNQALSHADAGADVVAPSDMMDGRVAAIRNALETAGYVNTRILAYSAKYASSYYGPFRDAVGSAANLGKGNKATYQMDPANSDEALHEVAMDLAEGADMVMIKPGMPYLDIVHRVKKELQVPTFVYQVSGEYAMHMAAAENGWLDGDAVMMESLMAMRRAGADGILTYFAVRAARLMREQRRGS; this is translated from the coding sequence GTGCCAAGTCCCACATCCCGTTCGTTCCCCGCGACCCGTTTGCGCCGCAACCGGGCCAGTGACTTTTCCCGCCGGCTGGTCCGGGAAAACCAGCTGACACCGGACAACCTGATTTATCCGGTCTTCGTGCTGGAAGGGGAAGGGCAGCGGGAGACGGTGCCGTCCATGCCCGGTGTGGAGCGACTGAGCATTGACCTGCTGGTCGAACAGGCCGCGGAACTGGTGGATCTGGGAATTCCGGCGGTCGCCCTGTTCCCGGTGGTGCCGGCGGACAAGAAGAACCTGTCGGGCTCCGGCGCCTGGGATTCCGACGGCCTCGCCCAGCGGGCGGTGCGTGCCCTGAAAAAAGCCTTTCCGGAGCTCGGAGTCATAACCGACGTGGCACTGGATCCGTTCACCACCCATGGCCAGGACGGCATCATCGATAATGACGGCTATGTGCTGAATGATGTCACCGTGGAAGCCCTGGTGAACCAGGCACTGTCCCACGCCGATGCCGGCGCCGATGTGGTGGCGCCCTCGGACATGATGGACGGCCGCGTTGCCGCTATCCGAAACGCCCTGGAGACTGCCGGCTATGTGAATACCCGGATCCTGGCCTATTCTGCCAAGTATGCGTCCAGTTACTACGGCCCGTTCCGGGATGCGGTGGGCTCTGCAGCCAACCTGGGCAAAGGCAACAAGGCCACCTACCAGATGGATCCCGCCAACAGTGACGAGGCCCTCCATGAGGTGGCGATGGATCTGGCGGAGGGTGCCGACATGGTGATGATCAAACCCGGCATGCCCTACCTGGACATCGTGCATCGGGTGAAGAAGGAATTGCAGGTGCCCACCTTCGTCTATCAGGTCAGCGGTGAGTACGCCATGCACATGGCAGCGGCGGAGAATGGCTGGCTTGATGGCGACGCGGTGATGATGGAGAGCCTGATGGCCATGCGCCGGGCCGGCGCTGACGGCATCCTGACCTATTTTGCGGTTCGGGCCGCCCGCCTGATGCGGGAACAGCGGCGCGGATCCTGA
- a CDS encoding TetR/AcrR family transcriptional regulator: MAYRETEKMRQRKAQARQRIIDCTYECVANGGFRSARITRIAGLAGVATGTIYRHFESREDLFAEIFRTATQREVDKVAEALNTNGDAAIRLEAALRQFAERAMRGPMMAWALIAEPVDPKLEEERLVYRRAYAELFEKAIRDGIEEGCIPDQDARQSSTCLVGAIAESLVGPLSPTLAGQITIADIDKNKLVDSIIRFCMQGLTGTRR, translated from the coding sequence ATGGCCTATCGCGAAACGGAGAAAATGCGCCAGCGCAAGGCGCAGGCACGCCAACGCATCATCGACTGCACCTATGAATGCGTCGCCAACGGAGGGTTCCGCAGTGCCCGTATCACCCGCATTGCGGGCCTGGCCGGCGTTGCTACGGGAACTATTTACCGGCATTTCGAATCCAGAGAGGACCTGTTTGCGGAAATCTTCCGGACCGCCACCCAGCGTGAAGTGGATAAGGTCGCGGAAGCCCTGAATACCAACGGGGATGCCGCCATCAGGCTCGAGGCCGCGCTCCGCCAGTTCGCGGAACGGGCCATGCGCGGGCCGATGATGGCCTGGGCACTGATTGCCGAGCCGGTGGACCCGAAACTGGAAGAAGAACGGCTGGTCTATCGCAGGGCCTACGCCGAACTGTTTGAAAAGGCGATCCGGGATGGCATCGAGGAAGGCTGCATTCCGGATCAGGACGCCCGCCAGAGCAGTACCTGCCTGGTCGGCGCCATTGCTGAAAGCCTGGTGGGCCCGCTGTCACCGACGCTGGCCGGCCAGATAACCATTGCCGATATCGACAAAAACAAACTGGTCGACTCCATCATTCGTTTTTGCATGCAGGGGTTGACCGGCACCAGGAGATAG